The Plasmodium berghei ANKA genome assembly, chromosome: 8 genome has a segment encoding these proteins:
- a CDS encoding fam-b protein, translating into MKEFNILKKIIFFSIFVYSLEHTKNVLCDSSAGNIVPIQSDLLNFKISKSPKKSYYFLDLINSYDSIINFAAKAYDNNEDCGETKGIEGNRKSIENLNKFNIFNIGEGTIIESECSKSDISRKSIKVNKNNDDNKNKDKKSSQKKSGNNCKKKTNLLTIILSKLYKRKH; encoded by the exons atgaaggaattcaatattttaaaaaaaattatatttttttcgatttttgtttattctTTGGAACATACTAAAAAT GTTTTATGTGATTCAAGCGCAGGAAATATTGTACCCATCCAATCAGacttattaaattttaaaattagtaaatcaccaaaaaaatcatattattttctcgATTTGATAAATTCTTATGATtcaattataaattttgcAGCTAAGGcatatgataataatgaagatTGCGGAGAAACAAAAGGTATTGAAGGAAATAGGAAGTCAATTGAAAAcctaaataaatttaatatatttaacattGGGGAGGGAACAATTATTGAATCGGAATGTTCAAAAAGTGATATTTCGAGAAAATCAATAAAagtgaataaaaataatgatgataataaaaataaagataaaaaatcatcacaaaaaaaatccGGTAATAACtgcaaaaaaaagacaaattTACTTACAATTATTCTATCAAAACTTTATAAACGCAAACATTGA